In Vibrio sp. STUT-A11, a genomic segment contains:
- the recB gene encoding exodeoxyribonuclease V subunit beta, translating into MSGADLPNHALDKTEQPQPTPLEAMTFPLHGARLIEASAGTGKTFTIAGLYLRLLLGHGSAETKHRVPLTVDQILVVTFTEAATAELRDRIRARIHDARIAFARGHSSDPVIQPLLSEFDDHKQAADILLQAERQMDEAAVYTIHGFCQRMLTQNAFESGSRFNNEFVTDESHLKAQVVADYWRRNFYPLPFTLAGEVRQLWGSPSALLYDISNYLTGAPLSLSVPAMQGNLADLHTENLKKIDELKALWRDSQDDLLALISDSDINKRSYSKKSLPTWLEVVNAWAATETTGYDYPDKLEKFAQNILLEKTPKGSAPQHAVFAAIETFLANPISLKAPLLAHAIEHCRVMLANAKNQKQWLSFDDLLTQLSASIDSDESELLAERIRTLYPVAMIDEFQDTDPLQYSIFSRIYLNNPECGLFMIGDPKQAIYGFRGADIFTYIKARNQVSAHYTLGTNWRSSADMVQAVNQVFALPDSPFIYDSDIPFLPVNYSPNAEKRIWTMGGQKQPALTYWLQEADDKPLPKGEYLTRMAEATASQIQTILTQAQLGQACLVNGEKEKAVQAGDIAVLVRTGSEGRMIKQALADQGIASVYLSNRDSVFTSSVAQDLQRLLQAVLTPENDRALRASLASELFALDAASLDALNNDETVWENAVNEFKEYRKLWVQRGVLPMLRAVISKRHIAERLLEEGASSQGENGERVLTDLMHIGELLQQASNELDSDHGLLRWLAQSISDAENGLGGSDDQIQRLESERNLVQIVTIHKSKGLEYDLVFLPFVFSYREASEAKYYDAANDRTVLDITGNDASMQQADKERLAEDLRLIYVALTRAVYACFIGASPLRNGRSTKEPTGVHRCAIGYLIQNGQEGGINDLHQGLAKQQDELDCVVLGGPPKQLEEMYVAPQEKVCDLSAKELQNPIDRNWRITSYSGLVKQGSHHAEHDATIEITGFDIDSSDEQDEADLVEPERSIFTFPRGARPGTFLHSLFEEIEFTQPATTEENTQIILGLMESEQLDEEWLPILQQLIDTVLATPLDGKSLLLNQKAPSQRLVEMEFLLPIEVLSAPALNRVIQRHDPLSAKAGDLGFQTVQGMLKGFIDLVFEHQGKYYVLDWKSNHLGDDVTHYHGEALKSAMADHRYDLQYQIYALALHRFLRSRLANYQYDQHFGGVYYLFLRGMDGQSDHGIFSAKPTLEFLHEMDRLIDGQTLETRSTQAGQMELL; encoded by the coding sequence ATGTCAGGTGCAGACTTACCTAACCATGCGTTAGATAAAACTGAACAACCTCAGCCAACGCCACTAGAAGCGATGACGTTCCCTCTACATGGTGCGAGGTTAATTGAGGCTTCAGCGGGTACGGGCAAAACCTTCACTATTGCGGGTTTATACCTGCGCCTTTTGCTTGGCCATGGTAGTGCGGAGACCAAGCATCGCGTCCCGCTTACCGTCGATCAAATTCTGGTGGTGACCTTTACCGAAGCGGCAACAGCGGAGTTGCGCGATCGTATTAGGGCGAGAATCCATGATGCGCGTATCGCTTTTGCTCGCGGACACAGCTCCGATCCAGTCATCCAGCCTTTGCTTAGTGAGTTCGACGATCACAAACAAGCGGCAGATATTCTTCTCCAGGCAGAGCGTCAAATGGATGAGGCTGCGGTCTACACCATTCATGGTTTCTGCCAGCGCATGCTGACACAAAATGCTTTTGAATCCGGTAGCCGATTTAATAACGAGTTTGTGACAGACGAAAGCCACCTTAAAGCTCAGGTAGTGGCTGACTATTGGCGACGTAACTTCTACCCATTGCCGTTTACTTTGGCGGGAGAAGTTCGTCAGTTGTGGGGGTCTCCATCAGCACTGTTGTATGACATCAGCAATTACTTAACAGGCGCACCGTTAAGCCTTTCTGTACCTGCAATGCAGGGCAATTTAGCTGATTTGCATACGGAAAATCTGAAAAAAATAGATGAGCTGAAAGCATTATGGCGTGATAGTCAGGATGATTTATTAGCGCTGATTTCGGACTCCGACATCAACAAACGCAGCTACAGCAAAAAATCGCTACCGACTTGGCTGGAGGTGGTGAACGCTTGGGCCGCCACCGAAACCACAGGTTACGATTATCCCGACAAACTGGAGAAGTTTGCGCAAAATATTCTCCTGGAAAAAACACCTAAAGGTAGTGCGCCGCAGCACGCTGTTTTTGCAGCGATTGAAACATTTCTTGCCAATCCAATCAGCTTAAAAGCGCCACTGCTGGCCCATGCGATTGAACACTGTCGCGTGATGTTAGCCAATGCGAAAAATCAAAAGCAGTGGCTCTCTTTCGATGACCTGCTGACTCAACTTTCTGCCTCTATCGATAGCGATGAAAGCGAGCTATTGGCAGAGCGAATTCGCACTTTGTATCCGGTCGCGATGATTGATGAATTCCAAGATACCGACCCGTTGCAATACAGTATTTTTAGTCGTATCTATCTGAACAACCCAGAATGCGGTTTGTTTATGATTGGTGACCCGAAACAGGCGATATATGGTTTCCGTGGCGCAGACATTTTCACTTATATTAAAGCGCGTAACCAAGTCAGTGCTCACTACACACTAGGCACTAACTGGCGTTCAAGTGCTGATATGGTACAAGCTGTGAACCAGGTATTTGCCTTGCCAGACAGCCCGTTTATCTATGATTCGGACATTCCGTTCTTGCCGGTTAACTACAGCCCAAATGCCGAAAAACGCATTTGGACCATGGGTGGTCAAAAGCAACCTGCTTTGACTTACTGGTTGCAAGAAGCAGACGATAAGCCGTTGCCGAAAGGCGAGTATTTGACTCGAATGGCGGAGGCAACCGCGAGCCAAATCCAAACGATTTTGACTCAGGCTCAGCTGGGGCAAGCGTGTCTGGTGAACGGTGAAAAAGAGAAAGCCGTTCAAGCTGGCGATATCGCGGTACTGGTTCGTACTGGTAGCGAAGGCCGAATGATTAAACAAGCGTTGGCTGATCAAGGCATTGCCAGTGTGTATCTGTCTAACCGAGACAGCGTGTTTACCAGCTCGGTTGCTCAAGATTTACAACGCCTTCTACAAGCGGTGTTGACTCCGGAAAATGACAGGGCGCTACGTGCCAGTCTCGCCTCTGAACTGTTTGCGTTGGACGCTGCCAGTCTGGATGCACTGAATAATGATGAAACCGTATGGGAAAACGCGGTTAATGAGTTCAAAGAATATCGCAAACTTTGGGTTCAACGTGGGGTATTACCCATGCTGCGAGCGGTGATCAGCAAGCGGCATATTGCCGAACGATTGTTAGAAGAAGGTGCAAGCTCACAAGGAGAAAATGGTGAGCGAGTACTTACCGATTTAATGCACATCGGTGAACTCCTGCAACAAGCCAGCAATGAACTGGACAGCGACCACGGGCTGCTGCGCTGGTTGGCTCAGTCTATCAGTGATGCGGAAAATGGTTTGGGCGGCAGTGACGACCAAATCCAACGTTTGGAGTCCGAGCGTAATTTGGTGCAAATCGTCACTATTCACAAATCAAAAGGCTTGGAATATGACCTTGTGTTTCTGCCATTTGTGTTCAGCTATCGAGAAGCCAGCGAAGCCAAATACTACGACGCCGCCAATGATCGCACTGTTCTGGATATAACCGGTAACGACGCATCAATGCAGCAAGCGGACAAAGAGCGTTTAGCGGAAGACTTACGCTTGATATACGTGGCACTAACGCGAGCTGTGTATGCGTGTTTTATTGGTGCCTCACCTTTGCGCAATGGCCGTTCGACCAAAGAGCCAACCGGTGTACACCGCTGTGCGATTGGCTATTTGATTCAAAATGGTCAAGAAGGTGGCATTAACGATTTGCACCAAGGTTTAGCAAAGCAACAAGACGAGCTTGATTGTGTCGTTTTAGGGGGGCCGCCTAAGCAGCTTGAAGAGATGTACGTCGCGCCACAAGAAAAGGTGTGTGATCTTAGCGCTAAAGAACTACAAAACCCTATCGACAGAAACTGGCGTATCACAAGTTATTCTGGCTTGGTCAAGCAAGGCTCTCATCACGCCGAGCATGATGCCACGATTGAGATTACGGGTTTTGATATCGACTCATCTGACGAGCAAGACGAAGCGGATTTGGTGGAGCCAGAGCGTTCTATTTTTACCTTCCCTCGTGGTGCGCGTCCGGGGACGTTCCTTCACAGCTTATTCGAGGAAATTGAGTTTACTCAGCCAGCCACGACGGAAGAGAATACCCAAATCATTCTCGGTTTGATGGAAAGTGAGCAGTTGGATGAAGAGTGGTTGCCCATTTTACAACAGCTGATTGATACTGTGCTTGCCACGCCGCTAGATGGTAAGTCATTGCTGCTTAATCAAAAAGCACCATCGCAGCGTTTGGTGGAGATGGAGTTTCTTCTGCCAATTGAAGTGTTGTCCGCTCCGGCGCTGAACCGTGTGATTCAACGACATGACCCATTGTCTGCCAAAGCGGGAGATTTAGGTTTCCAAACGGTTCAAGGCATGCTCAAAGGCTTTATCGACTTGGTGTTTGAGCATCAAGGCAAGTACTACGTGCTGGACTGGAAATCGAACCACCTTGGCGACGATGTGACGCATTATCATGGTGAGGCACTAAAATCTGCCATGGCGGATCACCGTTACGATTTGCAGTATCAGATTTATGCTTTAGCACTGCATCGATTTTTGCGCAGTCGGCTGGCTAATTATCAATACGATCAGCATTTTGGTGGCGTGTATTACTTGTTCTTACGCGGCATGGATGGGCAAAGCGATCACGGTATTTTTTCCGCCAAACCAACGTTAGAATTTTTACATGAGATGGATCGTTTGATTGATGGTCAAACACTGGAAACACGATCGACTCAGGCTGGGCAGATGGAGCTACTGTAA